Proteins co-encoded in one Papaver somniferum cultivar HN1 chromosome 5, ASM357369v1, whole genome shotgun sequence genomic window:
- the LOC113280006 gene encoding uncharacterized protein LOC113280006, whose protein sequence is MGLCFSSSSIDYSENQASSSAKVISLNGNLTQYSAPVRVSHVLNQLDSSNSCILCNSDHLLYDDYVKALGSEEEIQLGQIYFVLEKSRLKYRLTASDMAALAVKASSAFMKSSSTKKGRRSGGRKKLRISPVFEVHSNNYYEADNGFESNLKRFDDKPMTVEMKRSGSVRKLHKSASRRAKIAIRSFRMRLNTIYEGHVVE, encoded by the coding sequence ATGGGTTTATGtttttcatcatcatcaattgATTATTCAGAAAATCAAGCATCATCATCAGCGAAAGTGATATCATTGAATGGGAATCTAACACAATATTCAGCTCCTGTAAGAGTATCTCACGTCTTAAATCAATTAGATTCGTCGAATTCATGTATACTATGTAATTCGGATCATTTGCTCTACGACGATTATGTAAAAGCTTTGGGTTCTGAGGAAGAGATTCAATTAGGTCAGATTTATTTCGTACTTGAAAAGAGTCGGTTGAAATATCGATTAACAGCATCGGATATGGCTGCTTTAGCTGTCAAAGCAAGTTCTGCGTTCATGAAGAGTTCATCTACGAAGAAAGGTCGTCGAAGCGGAGGAAGAAAGAAATTGAGGATTTCTCCTGTTTTTGAAGTTCATAGTAATAATTATTATGAGGCTGATAATGGGTTTGAGTCCAATTTGAAGAGATTTGATGATAAACCAATGACGGTTGAGATGAAAAGATCTGGGTCTGTCAGGAAATTACACAAAAGTGCTTCAAGACGAGCTAAGATTGCTATTAGATCTTTTAGAATGAGATTAAATACCATTTATGAAGGTCATGTAGTTGAGTAA